In Globicephala melas chromosome 20, mGloMel1.2, whole genome shotgun sequence, the genomic window CCTGGAAGGGTAAGTGAACATCCACAATGCACCAGAGGACTCCCGGCCTGGCATTTTGGAGTCACCACTCAAGGGCTGTGTTCAGCCCATGAGGACCAGGGACAGCAGGGATGACCCAGCTAGACCAGCTACAGGGTTGGCGAGGGCTCCCACCTCCTGAGAAGAAGTAGACGCTCTGGGTGGGCTCACAGTTGGCAGGCAAAAGCCAGTCCATCTCGTAGTTATTATAGTTATAGTCTCCCAGGCCCAACTCCTCACTGGAGAACCAGGACAGCCAGGTGGAATGAGATTGCCGGTAGGAGTTCTGGCTGCGTCTGCGGCCACGGCGACGGCCATGGCGCGAGCGGTAGCGTTTACGATTGCGACGCGCAGACTTGGTCATCTTGGTCCGAGAGGAGCGGGGAGCTGAGCCTGAGATGTAGATGTGGCCAGCCATGGCCGCGTCCACTTGTCCAGGCAAACCATGCCAGTCCCGGCTGATGAACCTGGGCTTTCCAGCACCACCTGTGGCAAGGAAGGGGTTAATGGGGAGCCCTGGAGGTCAAGGACGGGCTATGCcttgtccaaggacacacagcaagtTAATGGCAGAGCCCAGCATCCCAGCCTTCCGACTACCTGTTCAATACGCTTTcccctggcctccctccaccaTATCCCTCCCCGGTTGCCTCAGCTACAGCTCCGCCTTCTGCTGGCTGTGCTCTTGGCTGTGCTAGGCAAAGTCCAAGGTGTGGGGTCCGGGTGGAGGCAGGCCTCCCCTACAAAGGTCAACAGAAGCAAAGTCTGGCCTGAGCAAACAGCTTTTGACTGATAGATGCACAGTCACAGCCCCTCAGGCCAGCTCAGCCCTACCTCTACCCTGGGGGATCCCAGCCCTCTGGATGGGGACGCAAGAGTTGCCCTCCCTCTGTACCAGAGGAACTGCCCCAGAAGAGAAGTCTGAAGATGTCCTCCCAGCTGTCCCGCTGCAGCAGAGCAAAGTGTTCGAACACGGCCGACTGGGAGCTGCCTTCGCACTCCTCTTGGCTGGGCTGCTGCTGGAACTCGTACTCCCAGTACTGTCTCCCTGGGGAAGGGTGGCCATGAGCAAGGCTGCAAAGCCCAGAGGCTGCGGAAGTTAGGAGCTCCTGGCAACGGGGGTGGGGATAATCTGAGGCCTGTCGCCAGCGAAGTTTAAAGGAGACCAAGACTGCTGCAGCGCGTGCGCACCCTGCCTCCCGCCTCCCGAGTACCCTTGAAGAAGTAGACGCGCTCCCGGCCACTGTAGCTATGAGCGGGGAGGGCCAAGGCTGCGTCCACGTTGTCCGGAATGCCCCTGAAGCCTTCAGAGATGTTGCGGGGGAAATCGGGGTCCAGGACACCATCCTCAAAGCGCCAGTACTGACTACCCTAAGGGGTCGGGAAGGAGAAGAGGGTGAGGAGGCAGTTGGCTGTGCACAGAGGCAGAGTCCCCGCCCAAGGCAGCAGCCCTAGTTCCAGGCTTGTCACCCAGGACCTGGAGTCTTGGGCTTCTGTGTCCTCACAGAGCCCCAGCCAGGGACCACAGGCCAGAATCCAGCCTTCTTGCCTACTTTGATCCTGGGCACAGCAGCCCTCAACCTCTGCCTAGATACGCTCGGCCCTGACCCACAGCCCCTGGGTCTGGCACCTTGAAGAGGTAGGTCTTCCCCTGACAGTTGATGCGGGTGAAGGCAGCATCAATGGGACCCTCGATGCCCCAGACATCGCGGATGAGCTTGGGGTACCCAGGCCTCACTGCCTTTTCATCCAGCTCATAGCAGTAGAGCCCTagagggagggaggctgtgtGAGGGAGGATGCTCCTGGGGCAGACCCCCACCCCAATAACCTGCCCCTCAGGTCACCTCggaaggcaaagagggaaccATTCTTGAGGTTGGTGAAGGCGTCGAAGGGCTTCCCACTGCACTGCTCTTCCTCTGCTGGGGACTCGGAGATCCCTAGATTATCAGTCTCGGGCATGACGGTCCCCACTTCAGGCTCTGAGTTCTCCCGCCCAGGTCCTGGGGCTTCTTCCTCAGGGTTCAGAACAGGTGTCTGCTCAGTAGTCTCTTCAGGCCCGGCCTGCCGGACAAAGGTCTGGGTGGGGCTCTCTGGCTGTGCCTGGACGCTGGTATTAGATCTGGTCTCCTCGCGGTAGTCGTGGAAGCTGTACTCGTCTTCTGGCAGAGTGAATACATCCCCACGAGTCACTGCAGGCGGGGAGGGTGGTAGTGAGTCTCCAGCTGCAGAGGGGACCCCAGGCCCGCCCAGCCACTCTGAACGCACCTTGGGGCTTGCACTCGACCACGTAGTCGGAGCAGCAGCTCTGGTAGTAAGAGCAGAGCTCGTCACACTGACACTTCCTGTCGGAGTTGAAGCCCTCAGTGCAGCGGCCCTTGCACGACTCTGTGGGGAGGGGGTATCAGTTGGCACGGCCAAGCCCAGACCACCCTTGCCCACCCGACATTGACCCAAATGGCCACCAACACCCTCCAGCACCTTGGTCAGCCAGAACCACCCACGCCAGCAGGGCCAGCATCAGAAGGGGCCTTGGGGATGCCATGGCGGGGCCTCCAGCCTCGAGCCTGGTGAAGTAGGTTCTCTGCGGTCTCTGCTCTGATGCCTGACGAAgggagggagtggcaagacaaGGAGGAGGGGAACCAGAGAAGAGGAGCTGCCTTTTCTACTGCTCTGTTTGCTcaacccccagcccagcccccagtgACCCGACCCCAGAGGCTGTTGCAGCAGAGGGTCATGTTCCTGGAACTCCGGGCCTGGGAGAGCTGTGAATAGGATCCTTACCAAGCTCCGGGGCATCTCTGAAGTGCACTAGCACAGTGAATCTGGAGGGCAGAAAGAAGTCCCACTCTGCCGCTCACGGGCTGTGGGACCTTGGGGCAAACTGCTTTACCTgccttagttctttttttttggcgaAATGAGACTAATCATACTCGCCTCACAGGGTGTTGGGAGCTAAAGCAGACAAAATGCCCAACTCCTGGAGTAGCTCCAACTTCATTCTCCATTAGTGGTTATTGACCTGTGACCTGTTTGATCAGGCACATCCCTGGCTGGGTGGTTCACCCACCCCTTGTGTATTTAGGGCGGTGAAAGAGGGGGTAGGAGCTGGGGACactttttttatcataaaagaacAAAGTTTCATTTCTGGGTTCATCTCCAGGGTGCATTGATGTCCCCAAGCTGGTCTTCACAGCACGGTAAGTTGGGTGAATATTAACCCTTTGGACTGGATGTGATTCCTGAGTCTTCCACTAATTTACTGCTTCTCAACAGGCCACTCCCTGTCCCCACCCTCATCCTCCCCCATCGGTAACAAGCGGCCCAGTTCCCCACACTTCTAGGCTCCAGTGAGAAATAGGATCCCTCTACCTAGAAAATGCTCACTGGCACACAACGCCTGATTTTGTGCCCACTTTCAGGGGTTCACATACCTCTGGAAGTCCTCCCACCACCTGGAGGGAGTGATCCTCAGAGATTCCgatgctttttttctgttctataaTCAGAGGGGAGTGTGACTTTGGAGAAGCTTCTCCATGGACCTCAGTCGGTTCAGCTGTTAAATGGGAGCAGTAATTGCTACCTCGTAGGCACGATGTAAGACTTACTTGAGAAACAGGCATAAAGCGTCTCAAGCGTTGCTATTATGATTGCATTAACCACTAGTAGGGCAAAGGCACACTCAACCGTGTTGCCCTCACATTCCAGTGTCATCCCAGTGTCTCCAACGTAAAACCGAAGCAGTCCTTCcgcctcccacctccttcccctgccACCAGTATAGGAGGCAGGGAACGTGACTAGGGGGAGAGGCCCAGCCAGCGTGTGGGCGTAGCTGGAGAAGACTTGGGAGTGGGGCTACGCAGGCGGCAAGGGAGGAGCCCCGCGAGACCGACAGGCGGGGCGTCGGCTCCCCGACCACAGCTTCTCAGGGGCGGGGCTCCTGCAGAGCATCCCTGCGAACCTAGGCGAGACTGGAACCGCTCTTTGTTCTGGTTGCTGCTTTCTAGACCCTCTGGCCCCTGGGTCCGTTCCTCGCCTTCCCGCTCTCTCCTCCCGCCTGTCCCCTGCATCTGGGCCTGCATCCCCTTCCCCAACTTCTTCGTCCTATATcctgccctcacccctcccccaaacttCTGGTCGGTGCCCTTGCCTGTTAcccttctctccaccctccctcttgcatcatcTTCCCCCTGGTCCCCTCTTGGTTCCTCCTTTTCCCAAGGTCTGGGTCGCTCCGCCCGGCCCCGCCTCTCCAGGGATGTCCCCTGAAACCCCGTGCCCATGGTCCTGACGCTGCTTCTCTCCGCCTACAAGCTGTGCCGCTTCTTCGCCATGTCGGGCCCACGGTCGGGCGCCGAGCGGCTAGCGGTGCCGGGGCCGGACGGGAGCGGCTGCGCTGGGCCGTGGTGGGCGGCGGGCAGCCGCGGGCCCCGCGAGGTGTCGCCAGGGGCGAGCACCGAGGTGCAGGGCGCCCTGGAGCGCGCGCTGCCCGAGCTGCAGCAGGCGCTGTCGGCTCTGAAGCAGGCGGGCGGCGTGCGGGCCGTGGGAGCCAGCCTAGCCGAGGTCTTCCAGCTGGTGGAGGAGGCCTGGCTGCTACCAGCCATGGGCCGCGAGGTAGCCCAGGGTCTGTGCGACGCCATCCGCCTGGACGGTGGTCTGGACCTGCTGCTGCGCCTGCTCCAGGCGCCGGAGCTGGAGACGCGCGTGCAGGCTGCCCGCCTGCTGGAGCAGATCCTGGTGGCAGAGAACCGGTGAGGGGGCCGGGCTGGGGCGGAGAGCGCCGCGTGGTGTAGGGTCGCAAGGGCGGTCGAGTGCCTCGGTCTCCCGTGTGCCTCGCACGGTGCCTTTCCTGCCTCACCTCACAAACCCCTGCATTATATCCCTGTTGGGGACCAgagtgtccattttacagatgaggaaactgagccctgGGAAAGTTTAGTGACTTGCCCAGCGTCACACAGTGAACTAATGGTGCAGCCAGGATTCACTCCCAGAGCTGGTGGGGTGAGAAATGAGAGAGGGGAGGAATGGAGTAGCAGGACAGGAATCTGTCCCTGGTTCTGAGGATGGAGCTGGGATCCCATTGCCCAAGCCCTCTAAACCCACAGCCCTCCTCCCGATGGGCCTGGATATCCTTCCGTGCTACCTTCTCTCTGCCATACCGTCTCACTCCcactaaaagagaaagagaacattgCTCAGAAAATAGGAGGGGGGacccctttcctcttcccccaGGCTGAAATGAGTGCTTACCTAAGGTTACCTGCTGCCTTCATGCCACCCCCAGCAGTCCActtcctgcttcctcctttttcattttgcttcatgTAACAGGACAGACATGATCTCATGCTGTGCCTGCTCATGGGAAACACGATGGGTGTTTTCAGTTGGGATGGATGGTGggggaagagaaaactgaggtgtgGAGCTAGGCAGGGGCCAGAGTATGTGTTCCCTACATCTTCCCCACACGTGCCAAGATACAGTAGGTGGGGTCCAACTGAAGGCTGGTTGCTATGCTTCCCTGCCTCTTGGGATCTCCCCTGGAATATGAGGACCACTGACCCACTTCCTTGCGCCTCTAATGCCAGAGGAGACCAGGCTGTCACACTCCAGTCTCATGCTGAATTCTCGGGCCCTTCAGGTTTAGAAGGGTTTTGGAAGGGCCACTTTCCATTTATGAAGCTCTCAACGGTGTGATGGGCATGGATTAGGGGCGTTTTCCTTGCCCTTTTCAAAAAGTAAAGATAAGCTTGTGGATGGTGGAAATGATACAACTTTCAAAAGTGCATGAATGAAGCAATTTAAGTTGGGAGGCCCAGTTAGGATTCTGCTTGTTCAGTAAGTCATTAATCTTCTATCTAACAACAGGTGTCCTGTTGGGGATGGGCTGTGAATGTGGAGGGCTAGCAAATGGAGTGGGTGCTCACTGGATGTGGTGGGCTAGCACTGAAGGGCG contains:
- the VTN gene encoding vitronectin isoform X2, whose amino-acid sequence is MASPRPLLMLALLAWVVLADQESCKGRCTEGFNSDRKCQCDELCSYYQSCCSDYVVECKPQVTRGDVFTLPEDEYSFHDYREETRSNTSVQAQPESPTQTFVRQAGPEETTEQTPVLNPEEEAPGPGRENSEPEVGTVMPETDNLGISESPAEEEQCSGKPFDAFTNLKNGSLFAFRGLYCYELDEKAVRPGYPKLIRDVWGIEGPIDAAFTRINCQGKTYLFKGSQYWRFEDGVLDPDFPRNISEGFRGIPDNVDAALALPAHSYSGRERVYFFKGRQYWEYEFQQQPSQEECEGSSQSAVFEHFALLQRDSWEDIFRLLFWGSSSGGAGKPRFISRDWHGLPGQVDAAMAGHIYISGSAPRSSRTKMTKSARRNRKRYRSRHGRRRGRRRSQNSYRQSHSTWLSWFSSEELGLGDYNYNNYEMDWLLPANCEPTQSVYFFSGDKYYRVNLRTRRVDAVIPPYPRSIAQYWLGCSVPAQE
- the VTN gene encoding vitronectin isoform X1, with product MPVSQVSLTSCLRGSNYCSHLTAEPTEVHGEASPKSHSPLIIEQKKSIGISEDHSLQVVGGLPEASEQRPQRTYFTRLEAGGPAMASPRPLLMLALLAWVVLADQESCKGRCTEGFNSDRKCQCDELCSYYQSCCSDYVVECKPQVTRGDVFTLPEDEYSFHDYREETRSNTSVQAQPESPTQTFVRQAGPEETTEQTPVLNPEEEAPGPGRENSEPEVGTVMPETDNLGISESPAEEEQCSGKPFDAFTNLKNGSLFAFRGLYCYELDEKAVRPGYPKLIRDVWGIEGPIDAAFTRINCQGKTYLFKGSQYWRFEDGVLDPDFPRNISEGFRGIPDNVDAALALPAHSYSGRERVYFFKGRQYWEYEFQQQPSQEECEGSSQSAVFEHFALLQRDSWEDIFRLLFWGSSSGGAGKPRFISRDWHGLPGQVDAAMAGHIYISGSAPRSSRTKMTKSARRNRKRYRSRHGRRRGRRRSQNSYRQSHSTWLSWFSSEELGLGDYNYNNYEMDWLLPANCEPTQSVYFFSGDKYYRVNLRTRRVDAVIPPYPRSIAQYWLGCSVPAQE